atttaggtttgaaagaaaatgtTCGTATTAGAAGAGCTGGGTTTGCTTATAGACAAACATTTGATAAGTTTGTAGAAAGAttctatttattatcaCCAGCATGTTCTTATGCGGGTGACTATACTTTCCAAGGTGAACCTTATGATgctattaaatatattctaaGAGATGCTTCGATTCCACAACAAGAATACCAATTAGGTACAACTTCAgtgtttattaaaaatcCAGAAACCTTATTTGcattagaaaatatgaGAGATAAATATTGGTATAATATGGCAGCAAGAATTCAACGTGCTTGGAGAAGATTTAACGTTAGAAGAGTGGATGCTGCGTCAAGAATTCAACGTGCTATTAGAGAAAGAAAAGGTGGTAACAACTTCGAACAATTACGTGATTTTGGTAATACATTAGTAGtcaacaaaaaagaaagaagatCAATGTCATTATTAGGATCAAGAGCATTTCTTGGTGattatttatcaatgaATGAACAAAAATCAAATGGTGCTTATATCAAGAGACAAGTTAgtattaaagataaagtGATCTTCTCAATTCATGGTGAAGCCTTACAAACCAAGTTTGGTAGATCTGCTAGAAGATTGAAAAAGACCTTCATTTTAACGCCTACTGCTTTCTATGTTGTTGGACAAGCTTTAGTTCAAAATTCTATGACATATCAAACCGATTTTAGAATCCCTATTTCTTCCATCCACTCTATCAGTATGTCAAAATTACAAGATGATTGGCTGGCAATTAATATTAACGACCCATCTCAACCGGACCCATTTATTAATACATATTTCAAAACTGAATTAATCACTCatttgaaacaattaaacccaaaaattaatatcaaaattggcccaacaattgaatattgcaagaaaccaaaaaaaattcatgtTGTTAAAGCACAATATAGTGAATCTGCTCCAAAATATAGTGATACATATAAATCAAGCACAATCTCAGTACGCCAAGGTAACCCACCAAATTCTAAGCAACATGAAAAACCTGATAAAAAGAGAAGTACTATCACTCCAAGACATAATCAACGTCCACAAACTCATCAACCACAATATCAAAAGCCGACTGTTTCTCGTAATAACGCTCAACctcaaataaataacaaTTCATCTATTCCAGCACCTAGACCAAAAGCTGTAAAGAAAGCTgctcctcctcctcctgGATCGCAAAGAATTCAGCAACAACAATCACAGCCAAACCCAACTCCAAAACCTAAGCCCCATGTCTCTCCGCGCAAAGCAGTTCAACCACCTTTAGCTCGTAAAACAACTCATAAAGCACCTCCGCCACCACCCCCTGTTGCACAACCTGTATTCCCTAAGTATGAGGCCGCTTACGATTTTCCTGGTTCTGGTGCTCCATCAGAATTACCTGTTAAAAAAGGTGAtgttatttatattacGAAGGAGGAACCAAGTGGCTGGTCTTTGGGTAAGACACTTGATGGTTCAAAAGAAGGCTGGGTTCCAACAGCATATATTACTCCTTATTATGAGTCAGTATCCCAAATTCCAACTTCTTCTCCTTCTTTAGTAGAGCAAAACAACCACTCAGATTATGCAcaatcaaatattcaacATGTTGAACAACAAACACAACAATATCAACAACCAGCTCAGCAAGATCTTGGACAAACGGCGTATTTCCAACCAGAAGTTAATACCCAAAACAATTATTCGGAGCAAGTTTCAGAACCCCAAAATGATTTCAATAACGGTTTGGCAGCTGCTTTAGCTTCAagacaaaataaaatgagaGTGGAAAGTGATGAAGAAGTCGAAGAATCCGACGATGAGTGGTAAGTATGAAAGTAATATAATCATAGAGAAGTATTGGTACTCTTTCATGGTATGAGTGTTAtataatgttttttttattattttgggTTTATTTACAGATTTATATTACAATACAATTTACTTGTTTCAtagaatattaattttcaaacagcatttgtttttaaggggtataattaataatagcgttatattataaaatataagtTTCTCCTATTAACTAGCTGTTTGTCTCTTTTACATATCAAATGTACTGACAGCATTCATCTTACTTTTTGCTTTTCTGACataatagtatttttttttcttttctttttatatctcTAAACGGAAgttcattattttgttttgaaatACGAggttcaaatatttataaatgtTCATCGCGAAatctataaatatttacgtaaatattgaaaagatcaaaaagatcaaaaagttttattattaagaataattaataaataggAATTACACCCATAGACTCAATTCACAAGCTCAGTAAAGAATGATACTTACAGAAGATATATTACAAGCATATGAAAAATCTACCTtaacattttcaaaatatttatctaGTTATGTTACTGttttaaacaaatatatcaGCGTTTTAGGTAAAGCATCAACACTGAAAAATGAACGTAGCACATTGATTAAATAcgtaaaaaaattaagatttttcaatgatTGCATTGTTAGATTCGATATTAGAGAAGAGTCTGCCAACAGAAATATACAACATTTAATTACAATAATTGgatctttttttatcaaatatttagaaattattgatttattaaattattttttcaccCAATCATTACAGAACGAAATACTTACAAAAACGCtaaattctaaattacTGTTACCACCTTCTGCTATCAAATCTATTGAA
The window above is part of the Henningerozyma blattae CBS 6284 chromosome 2, complete genome genome. Proteins encoded here:
- the SHE2 gene encoding She2p (similar to Saccharomyces cerevisiae SHE2 (YKL130C); ancestral locus Anc_2.438) codes for the protein MILTEDILQAYEKSTLTFSKYLSSYVTVLNKYISVLGKASTLKNERSTLIKYVKKLRFFNDCIVRFDIREESANRNIQHLITIIGSFFIKYLEIIDLLNYFFTQSLQNEILTKTLNSKLLLPPSAIKSIEDSHNHFVKFAQWIIESINFDSSLLQLEVIQFNLRIAIEDKVDLADTDNIFLQEVIAVESEDEYVKLILQWTDILGEKVSTLNAQFHGASNQWQECVEPKKK